Proteins from one Faecalibacterium sp. I3-3-33 genomic window:
- the coaE gene encoding dephospho-CoA kinase (Dephospho-CoA kinase (CoaE) performs the final step in coenzyme A biosynthesis.): MITLGITGRSGCGKSTVTAVFAAHGVPLADADQLSREILLPGSPLLPQLAARFGGDILHPDGTLDRRLLADRAFATPEGKASLDSLTHPAIVARIRAAKQAAQAAGAPLFVLDGAVIVGTAAQAECDRLCVVTAPFETSVARIVARDGISPEMAARRLNAQTPEETLTAQADYTLHNDAGLEALQAAAARLCERLQAEGGVTAAL, from the coding sequence ATGATCACCTTGGGCATCACAGGGCGCAGCGGTTGCGGCAAGTCCACGGTCACGGCGGTATTTGCCGCCCACGGTGTGCCGCTGGCGGACGCCGACCAGCTCAGCCGGGAAATTCTGCTGCCCGGCTCGCCGCTGCTGCCACAGCTTGCGGCGCGGTTCGGCGGGGATATCCTCCACCCGGACGGCACGCTGGATCGCCGCTTGCTGGCTGACCGTGCCTTTGCCACCCCGGAGGGCAAGGCTTCACTGGACAGCCTGACCCACCCCGCCATCGTGGCACGCATCCGGGCGGCAAAGCAGGCGGCGCAGGCCGCCGGAGCACCCCTTTTTGTGCTGGACGGTGCAGTCATCGTGGGCACAGCGGCGCAGGCTGAGTGCGACCGCCTGTGCGTGGTCACTGCGCCCTTTGAGACCAGCGTGGCGCGCATCGTGGCGCGGGACGGCATCTCGCCGGAGATGGCCGCCCGCCGCCTGAACGCTCAGACCCCGGAAGAGACCCTGACCGCACAGGCAGACTACACCCTGCACAACGACGCCGGGCTGGAGGCGCTGCAAGCCGCAGCCGCCCGCCTGTGTGAGCGGCTGCAGGCAGAAGGGGGCGTGACGGCAGCGCTTTGA
- a CDS encoding lytic transglycosylase domain-containing protein has product MNEQNYEKAYDPIAARERRAAREKQRIRKQQRRRRRLLRLVSLFLVVIVAVCAVPPLCNRAEQFLYPRKYEQLVEKWATAYELDPLLVYAFIRTESGFDPQATSSVDARGLMQMTEETFLWMRSKIAPEEPLTFADLYNPDIAIRFGCYYLHLCMERYKGDVSTAAAAYHSGWGTVDQLLQMEEHSADGETLQGFPYNQMHHYVNKITACYQTYQRLYAGQ; this is encoded by the coding sequence TTGAACGAACAAAATTATGAAAAAGCCTACGACCCCATAGCCGCCCGGGAGCGCCGCGCCGCGCGGGAAAAACAGCGTATACGTAAACAGCAGCGCCGCCGACGGCGGCTACTGCGGCTGGTTTCCCTGTTTCTGGTAGTGATCGTAGCAGTGTGTGCAGTGCCGCCTTTGTGTAACCGGGCAGAGCAATTTTTGTACCCCCGCAAGTACGAGCAGCTGGTGGAAAAATGGGCAACCGCCTACGAGCTGGACCCGCTGCTGGTCTACGCCTTTATCCGCACCGAAAGCGGCTTTGACCCGCAGGCTACCTCCAGCGTGGATGCCCGGGGCCTGATGCAGATGACCGAGGAGACCTTTCTCTGGATGCGTAGTAAGATCGCCCCGGAGGAGCCGCTGACCTTTGCCGACCTCTACAACCCCGACATTGCCATCCGCTTTGGGTGCTATTACCTACACCTGTGCATGGAACGCTACAAAGGGGATGTATCCACGGCGGCAGCGGCCTACCACAGCGGCTGGGGTACGGTGGATCAGCTGCTGCAAATGGAAGAACACTCGGCAGACGGGGAAACCCTGCAAGGCTTCCCCTATAACCAGATGCACCACTACGTCAACAAGATCACCGCCTGCTACCAGACCTATCAGCGTCTGTACGCAGGTCAATGA
- a CDS encoding aminopeptidase, with amino-acid sequence MSEKLTAKEYAEKLLYTPEYAADKQADVKEKAAAFAEGYKKFMDSAKTEREAAVVSEQMLLAAGYKAFEPKKAYAPGEKVYFIQENKAVVAATIGQKPYEEGFRLVIAHIDCPRLDLRPNPLYESDHMSYFRTHYYGGVRKYQWATIPLAIHGVFTRADGSSVNFAVGEDENNPVFCITDLLPHLGAEQNERKLSEGIKGEELNVLIGSDTVEEEDVKEAVKLNTLILLNQKYGITERDFTRAEIEVVPATKARDVGFDRSMIGAYGHDDRVDAYPALLAEIETKDPVHTTICVLTDKEEIGSDGVTGMQSMYVFHFMQLLCRAAGQDDILAFRNSVCLSADVTAAFDPSWASAFEKQNGTYAGRGIAIFKYTGSRGKSSASDANAELLGDITRMLDANNVAWQIGEMGRLDLGGGGTIAKYVANRGIKVLDMGVPVLSMHSPFEVIHKTDLYMAYRTFSLFCQSAD; translated from the coding sequence ATGAGCGAGAAACTTACTGCAAAAGAGTACGCCGAAAAGCTGCTCTACACCCCCGAATACGCTGCCGACAAGCAGGCAGACGTAAAGGAAAAGGCTGCTGCCTTTGCCGAGGGCTACAAGAAATTTATGGACAGCGCCAAGACCGAGCGCGAGGCTGCCGTTGTCAGCGAGCAGATGCTGCTGGCTGCCGGCTACAAGGCTTTTGAGCCCAAAAAGGCTTACGCCCCCGGCGAGAAGGTCTACTTCATTCAGGAGAACAAGGCCGTTGTGGCGGCTACCATCGGCCAGAAGCCCTATGAGGAGGGCTTCCGTCTGGTCATTGCCCACATCGACTGCCCCCGTCTGGACCTGCGTCCCAACCCTCTGTACGAGTCTGACCACATGAGCTACTTCCGCACCCACTACTATGGCGGCGTGCGCAAGTACCAGTGGGCTACCATCCCGCTGGCTATCCACGGCGTGTTCACCCGTGCCGACGGCTCCAGCGTCAACTTTGCCGTCGGTGAGGACGAGAACAATCCCGTGTTCTGCATCACCGACCTGCTGCCCCATCTGGGTGCCGAGCAGAACGAGCGCAAGCTCAGCGAGGGCATCAAGGGCGAGGAGCTGAACGTGCTCATCGGCTCTGACACCGTGGAGGAAGAGGACGTCAAGGAGGCTGTCAAGCTGAACACCCTCATCCTGCTGAACCAGAAGTACGGCATCACCGAGCGCGACTTCACCCGCGCCGAGATCGAAGTCGTGCCCGCTACCAAGGCACGCGATGTGGGCTTTGACCGCTCCATGATCGGTGCCTACGGTCACGATGACCGCGTGGATGCTTACCCCGCACTGCTGGCCGAGATCGAGACCAAGGACCCTGTGCACACCACCATCTGCGTGCTGACCGATAAGGAAGAGATCGGCTCCGACGGCGTGACCGGTATGCAGAGCATGTATGTGTTCCACTTTATGCAGCTGCTCTGCCGCGCTGCCGGTCAGGACGACATTCTGGCCTTCCGCAACAGCGTGTGCCTGTCTGCGGACGTGACCGCCGCCTTCGACCCCTCTTGGGCAAGCGCCTTTGAGAAGCAGAACGGCACCTACGCAGGCCGCGGTATTGCCATCTTCAAGTACACCGGCAGCCGCGGCAAGAGCTCTGCCAGCGATGCCAACGCCGAGCTGCTGGGCGACATCACCCGGATGCTGGATGCCAACAACGTGGCATGGCAGATCGGCGAGATGGGCCGTCTGGATCTGGGCGGCGGCGGCACCATTGCCAAGTATGTGGC